From one Triticum urartu cultivar G1812 chromosome 3, Tu2.1, whole genome shotgun sequence genomic stretch:
- the LOC125544279 gene encoding uncharacterized protein LOC125544279 isoform X1 translates to MAATPPPPDAFAFSSDGELFAAVSGRRIQVWSTREGQKIAGWTDPIAAHDDSYSCIACSSVQKKHKKDGDLIVVAVGTANGVVLALDSTGVIWKSACHTGKVISLHFSKQGCVLITASRDGVICELDTWTGKSKDTLKASKKSINSLTVSHDEKFMVVSGKTTKLYSMKDKKEILKIPSDDGPIQLMSVSDEAHTLVSYTDNNKEVKVWSCDHQNCTVVSTVSLAMHTQPKTVECKRSTSSKAGGIVLAVSKKGVAYVWDLQTLSQDEILPTKISVKKSLDKKGRVPIILAKLCDVKEDNTIKVHVVFGSLDCLQFKTVVLGENCEDINLVAESDALASEEQDAKVNNKMDDEQDRQENTNLTRQGRPNKRTASVLDSITDTVKEVNPEYNLDEPTMEQKLESLNLLNKSEFLEEQSASLAPPSADSVYILLKQALRADDHAELLKCMYNRDEKVIVKSVSLLTPGDALKLLKFFVSSIQSRGAKLVCLLPWLQTLLSRHMSSIVSQESSLLLLNSLYQLIDARTLTFKSALQLSTTLDYRFSEIADEETDEEEAAAPIIYEDKDTEDEESDIDAMETDEESEELGDVTDALRHSDGSERVL, encoded by the exons ATGGCCGcaaccccgccgccgcccgacgcctTCGCCTTCTCTTCTGACGGAGAGCTCTTCGCAGCCGTCTCCGGTCGGCGAATCCAG GTATGGAGTACAAGAGAAGGACAAAAGATAGCAGGATGGACTGATCCAATAGCAGCCCATGATGATTCATACAGTTGCATTGCCTGCAGCTCTGTTCAGAAGAAG CACAAAAAGGATGGCGACCTTATTGTTGTTGCTGTTGGCACTGCAAATGGTGTAGTTTTAGCTCTTGATTCTACTGGTGTTATATGGAAAAGTGCTTGTCACACTGG CAAGGTCATTTCTCTTCACTTTTCGAAACAAGGGTGTGTTCTTATTACTGCTAGCAGGGATGGAGTTATATGTGAATTGGATACTTGGACTGGAAAATCCAAAGACACATTAAAAGCTTCGAAAAAGTCAATTAATTCTTTGACAGTTTCTCATG ATGAGAAGTTTATGGTTGTCTCAGGTAAGACAACAAAACTATATAGTATGAAGGACAAAAAAGAGATTCTGAAGATTCCTTCTGATGAT GGCCCTATCCAGCTGATGTCTGTGTCCGATGAAGCACACACATTAGTTTCTTATACTGACAATAATAAAGAAGTCAAAGTCTGGTCTTGTGATCACCAAAATTGCACTGTTGTTTCTACAGTCTCTCTTGCCATGCATACTCAGCCAAAGACAGTAGAGTGTAAAAGGAGCACATCATCTAAAGCCGGGGGAATTGTTCTTGCAGTATCAAAGAAAGGTGTGGCTTATGTGTGGGATTTGCAGACCCTTTCCCAAGATGAAATACTGCCCACCAAAATTTCAGTAAAAAAATCACTTGATAAAAAGGGCCGTGTCCCAATTATTTTAGCCAAGTTATGTGATGTCAAAGAAGACAACACAATTAAGGTTCATGTTGTGTTTGGATCACTAGACTGTTTACAGTTCAAGACTGTTGTATTGGGTGAGAATTGTGAGGACATCAACTTGGTTGCGGAATCTGATGCATTAGCTTCAGAAGAGCAAGATGCAAAAG TAAATAACAAGATGGATGATGAACAAGATCGACAGGAGAATACAAACCTCACTCGTCAAGGAAGACCAAACAAAAGGACAGCGTCTGTTTTGGATTCTATCACTG ACACAGTCAAGGAGGTGAATCCAGAGTATAATCTAGATGAACCAACTATGGAGCAGAAACTCGAGAGTCTAAATTTGCTCAATAAGTCTGAATTCCTTGAAGAGCAATCAGCCTCTCTGGCGCCGCCGAGTGCAGATTCAGTCTATATTTTGCTGAAGCAAGCTTTGCGTGCTGATGATCATGCTGAATTGCTGAAATGCATGTACAATAGAGATGAAAAG GTCATTGTAAAGTCAGTATCACTCCTAACGCCAGGAGATGCCCTGAAGCTTCTCAAGTTCTTCGTGTCGTCAATACAATCTAG GGGTGCAAAGCTGGTTTGTTTGCTCCCGTGGCTTCAAACTTTACTTAGCCGGCACATGAGCAGCATCGTGTCACAGGAGTCTTCTCTGCTGTTGCTCAATTCACTCTATCAG CTTATTGATGCAAGAACGTTGACCTTCAAATCAGCACTTCAACTCTCTACCACCCTTGATTACCGGTTCAGTGAG ATTGCCGATGAAGAAACTGACGAGGAAGAGGCGGCCGCACCGATTATCTATGAGGACAAGGACACAGAGGACGAAGAATCTGACATCGATGCTATGGAAACCGATGAGGAGAGTGAAGAGCTTGGCGATGTTACTGATGCCCTAAGGCATTCAGATGGAAGTGAGAGAGTATTATGA
- the LOC125544279 gene encoding uncharacterized protein LOC125544279 isoform X2 — translation MEKCLSHWVISLHFSKQGCVLITASRDGVICELDTWTGKSKDTLKASKKSINSLTVSHDEKFMVVSGKTTKLYSMKDKKEILKIPSDDGPIQLMSVSDEAHTLVSYTDNNKEVKVWSCDHQNCTVVSTVSLAMHTQPKTVECKRSTSSKAGGIVLAVSKKGVAYVWDLQTLSQDEILPTKISVKKSLDKKGRVPIILAKLCDVKEDNTIKVHVVFGSLDCLQFKTVVLGENCEDINLVAESDALASEEQDAKVNNKMDDEQDRQENTNLTRQGRPNKRTASVLDSITDTVKEVNPEYNLDEPTMEQKLESLNLLNKSEFLEEQSASLAPPSADSVYILLKQALRADDHAELLKCMYNRDEKVIVKSVSLLTPGDALKLLKFFVSSIQSRGAKLVCLLPWLQTLLSRHMSSIVSQESSLLLLNSLYQLIDARTLTFKSALQLSTTLDYRFSEIADEETDEEEAAAPIIYEDKDTEDEESDIDAMETDEESEELGDVTDALRHSDGSERVL, via the exons ATGGAAAAGTGCTTGTCACACTGG GTCATTTCTCTTCACTTTTCGAAACAAGGGTGTGTTCTTATTACTGCTAGCAGGGATGGAGTTATATGTGAATTGGATACTTGGACTGGAAAATCCAAAGACACATTAAAAGCTTCGAAAAAGTCAATTAATTCTTTGACAGTTTCTCATG ATGAGAAGTTTATGGTTGTCTCAGGTAAGACAACAAAACTATATAGTATGAAGGACAAAAAAGAGATTCTGAAGATTCCTTCTGATGAT GGCCCTATCCAGCTGATGTCTGTGTCCGATGAAGCACACACATTAGTTTCTTATACTGACAATAATAAAGAAGTCAAAGTCTGGTCTTGTGATCACCAAAATTGCACTGTTGTTTCTACAGTCTCTCTTGCCATGCATACTCAGCCAAAGACAGTAGAGTGTAAAAGGAGCACATCATCTAAAGCCGGGGGAATTGTTCTTGCAGTATCAAAGAAAGGTGTGGCTTATGTGTGGGATTTGCAGACCCTTTCCCAAGATGAAATACTGCCCACCAAAATTTCAGTAAAAAAATCACTTGATAAAAAGGGCCGTGTCCCAATTATTTTAGCCAAGTTATGTGATGTCAAAGAAGACAACACAATTAAGGTTCATGTTGTGTTTGGATCACTAGACTGTTTACAGTTCAAGACTGTTGTATTGGGTGAGAATTGTGAGGACATCAACTTGGTTGCGGAATCTGATGCATTAGCTTCAGAAGAGCAAGATGCAAAAG TAAATAACAAGATGGATGATGAACAAGATCGACAGGAGAATACAAACCTCACTCGTCAAGGAAGACCAAACAAAAGGACAGCGTCTGTTTTGGATTCTATCACTG ACACAGTCAAGGAGGTGAATCCAGAGTATAATCTAGATGAACCAACTATGGAGCAGAAACTCGAGAGTCTAAATTTGCTCAATAAGTCTGAATTCCTTGAAGAGCAATCAGCCTCTCTGGCGCCGCCGAGTGCAGATTCAGTCTATATTTTGCTGAAGCAAGCTTTGCGTGCTGATGATCATGCTGAATTGCTGAAATGCATGTACAATAGAGATGAAAAG GTCATTGTAAAGTCAGTATCACTCCTAACGCCAGGAGATGCCCTGAAGCTTCTCAAGTTCTTCGTGTCGTCAATACAATCTAG GGGTGCAAAGCTGGTTTGTTTGCTCCCGTGGCTTCAAACTTTACTTAGCCGGCACATGAGCAGCATCGTGTCACAGGAGTCTTCTCTGCTGTTGCTCAATTCACTCTATCAG CTTATTGATGCAAGAACGTTGACCTTCAAATCAGCACTTCAACTCTCTACCACCCTTGATTACCGGTTCAGTGAG ATTGCCGATGAAGAAACTGACGAGGAAGAGGCGGCCGCACCGATTATCTATGAGGACAAGGACACAGAGGACGAAGAATCTGACATCGATGCTATGGAAACCGATGAGGAGAGTGAAGAGCTTGGCGATGTTACTGATGCCCTAAGGCATTCAGATGGAAGTGAGAGAGTATTATGA